A part of Lacibacter sp. H407 genomic DNA contains:
- a CDS encoding NAD-dependent epimerase/dehydratase family protein has product MGYKVLALGRSKEPHSNLLQYASYQSVDIAGNVPPLEATVCIHCAGLASDKESLQNLLQANTEGTKNVFSNIKADHFIYLSSASVYPPNGLLHTEDELIDETELSAYGYSKFKAEQWLQQQASTATKITIIRPRAVYGAGDRILMPRILRLKKGPFLVLPAKLDYTISLTNIENLLLATKEIIHAKQAIQYEIYNITDDPVHQLGEVIERTWEMLAAKKNIPVRVPQSILQLASKLLPLSDLNANTLKYYLCHHQLLNKKIKTTFDLELPHNFSNYMPVLEKWIQSIPLNDLQKGAADLPWRNETL; this is encoded by the coding sequence TTGGGTTATAAGGTGTTGGCATTGGGCCGAAGTAAAGAACCGCATTCGAACTTGTTGCAATATGCAAGCTATCAATCGGTAGATATTGCTGGTAACGTTCCTCCGTTGGAAGCAACTGTTTGCATTCATTGTGCAGGTTTAGCATCGGATAAAGAATCACTTCAAAATTTACTGCAGGCAAATACAGAAGGCACAAAAAATGTATTCAGTAATATTAAAGCTGATCATTTTATTTATCTCTCATCTGCCTCTGTGTACCCTCCTAATGGATTGCTGCATACCGAAGATGAGTTGATAGATGAGACAGAACTGTCTGCCTACGGCTATTCGAAATTCAAAGCAGAACAATGGTTGCAACAACAGGCATCCACTGCAACAAAAATTACTATCATACGGCCACGAGCTGTATATGGTGCCGGCGACCGGATACTGATGCCACGTATTCTTCGGTTGAAAAAAGGCCCTTTTCTTGTGTTGCCTGCCAAATTAGATTATACAATTTCACTGACAAATATTGAAAACCTGTTGCTGGCAACAAAGGAAATTATACATGCAAAACAAGCAATTCAATATGAGATTTACAATATTACTGATGACCCTGTTCATCAATTGGGTGAAGTAATTGAGCGTACCTGGGAAATGCTGGCTGCGAAAAAAAACATTCCCGTGAGAGTACCGCAATCGATCTTACAGTTGGCATCCAAACTATTACCTCTCTCCGACCTCAATGCAAACACATTGAAGTATTATCTCTGTCATCATCAACTGCTGAATAAAAAGATCAAAACAACATTTGATCTGGAGCTGCCGCATAACTTTTCGAATTACATGCCTGTATTGGAAAAATGGATCCAATCGATTCCATTAAATGATCTGCAAAAAGGCGCTGCTGATTTGCCCTGGAGAAATGAAACCTTATAA
- a CDS encoding class I adenylate-forming enzyme family protein, giving the protein MLYHSPFLQLLEQLPANYAVCIHQHKTLIAAELIAKSKNLAAYLAAKGIRKGDHVLLACDVGTEFLVLFMALIHLRTKTALVDPHMGNQRYASKLKQFQPKWAFIDSRLLLLQEHPVVRYLYKKRKTGAFYIPYSTSYTIFATGMWLPLLQRHYKLKYSESTAVDFSQSQEDDELVVVYTSGTLAEPKAVVHTMNSLFESLKTVAGLFDSNKQASMVTHLPQFALIGMMTGYKTYFWKESTVPKERIAFIKEHHITTLFGPPAEYRDLMNYCKETDQLFPESLQHLILGSAPVLKPLLIELRKFSNAKITCLYGMTENLVVASVDGDEKINYTGKGDLLGKPLEAMQYKIAEDGELFIRSPLLYKRYFHLQKADEFHATGDLVETDPQGRFVMRGRKKNMIIRANKNIYPGLYETTIAQINGVNDVCLMGLYDEAIHDERVILVVDADKSLTEKALMKELTSGKHAIDSDALPDHIIFQPIPKSGRQQKVDQQLLTEQIKQQLPSLTTSS; this is encoded by the coding sequence ATGCTGTATCACTCTCCTTTTTTACAACTGCTTGAACAATTGCCCGCCAATTATGCGGTATGTATTCATCAACATAAAACATTAATCGCAGCCGAATTGATTGCGAAAAGTAAAAATCTTGCTGCGTACTTAGCTGCAAAAGGAATCAGAAAAGGCGATCATGTATTACTTGCATGCGATGTGGGAACTGAGTTTTTAGTGTTGTTTATGGCCTTGATTCACTTGCGAACAAAAACGGCTTTGGTTGATCCACATATGGGCAATCAACGATATGCATCCAAGCTGAAACAGTTTCAACCAAAGTGGGCATTTATCGATAGTCGTTTGTTATTGCTACAAGAACATCCTGTTGTTCGCTATCTCTATAAAAAAAGAAAAACAGGTGCGTTCTATATCCCTTACTCAACCAGCTATACGATATTTGCAACGGGTATGTGGTTGCCATTGCTGCAACGCCACTACAAACTGAAGTATTCGGAAAGCACTGCTGTTGATTTTAGTCAATCGCAGGAAGATGATGAACTGGTTGTTGTGTACACATCAGGCACCTTAGCAGAACCCAAAGCAGTGGTGCATACCATGAACAGTTTGTTTGAAAGCTTAAAAACGGTAGCCGGTTTATTTGACTCAAACAAGCAGGCATCGATGGTAACACATCTTCCTCAGTTTGCATTAATTGGTATGATGACTGGCTATAAAACGTATTTCTGGAAAGAGAGCACAGTACCAAAAGAACGAATTGCATTTATCAAAGAACATCACATAACTACTTTATTCGGACCACCTGCTGAATATCGTGACCTGATGAATTACTGTAAAGAAACCGATCAACTTTTTCCGGAAAGTCTGCAGCATTTAATTCTCGGATCGGCACCGGTACTAAAACCGTTATTGATCGAGCTGCGAAAATTCAGCAATGCAAAAATCACCTGTTTGTATGGAATGACAGAGAACCTGGTTGTGGCAAGCGTAGATGGTGACGAAAAAATAAATTATACAGGAAAAGGCGATTTGTTAGGAAAGCCATTGGAAGCGATGCAGTATAAAATTGCAGAAGATGGCGAACTATTCATTCGCTCGCCGCTTTTATACAAACGTTATTTTCATTTACAGAAAGCCGACGAATTTCACGCCACCGGTGATTTGGTTGAAACAGATCCGCAGGGAAGATTTGTGATGAGAGGACGAAAAAAGAATATGATCATCCGGGCGAATAAAAATATTTATCCCGGCCTGTATGAAACAACTATCGCACAAATTAATGGTGTGAATGATGTGTGCCTGATGGGATTGTACGATGAAGCCATACATGATGAACGGGTAATACTTGTTGTTGACGCCGATAAATCGTTAACAGAAAAAGCGTTGATGAAGGAATTAACGAGTGGCAAACATGCAATTGATTCAGATGCATTGCCGGATCATATTATTTTTCAGCCGATTCCAAAATCAGGCCGTCAACAGAAAGTCGATCAGCAATTATTAACAGAACAAATTAAACAACAACTGCCATCGCTTACGACATCATCATAA
- a CDS encoding LptF/LptG family permease: MKILDWYILKSFLKTFFFLLLIFSLITLAIDASEKSEDFVRSGLGFSDIVTKYYYGFLPHIIALLFPVFVLIAVVFFTSKLALRSEVVAMLSVGMSLGRFLRPYWVGGIFLAVLLGSANHFLIPEANIIRTNFENKYVDMGNIAKQQRQYLNNIHFRVDTYTYAGMRNYDTTAKIGNGFFLEKVKNNQVYYNLRSETIIWDTAKKQWKMESAIERKIDGLKEEVKMLSNYYLKMGYLPTDISEDDFKKDKLKTPSLNRFIKQEETRGSEGINAIRFERYRRDASAVSVIVMTMIASILACRKIRGGSGFHLALAFIMGVSFIIIDKFSMVFSTKGNLPPMIAAWIPNVLFAIVAIWLYKRAPK, encoded by the coding sequence ATGAAAATCCTTGATTGGTACATATTAAAGTCGTTTTTAAAAACCTTCTTTTTCCTGCTGTTGATCTTTTCGTTGATCACACTGGCCATTGATGCCAGCGAAAAAAGCGAAGATTTTGTACGGAGTGGTTTGGGCTTCAGCGATATTGTTACCAAGTACTACTATGGATTTCTTCCCCACATCATTGCCCTTTTGTTTCCGGTATTTGTATTGATTGCTGTGGTGTTCTTTACATCAAAACTTGCACTACGTAGTGAAGTGGTGGCCATGTTGAGTGTGGGCATGAGTCTGGGTCGTTTTCTTCGTCCGTATTGGGTGGGTGGTATTTTTCTGGCAGTGTTGCTGGGTTCCGCTAATCATTTTTTGATTCCCGAAGCCAATATCATTCGCACCAACTTTGAAAACAAGTATGTAGATATGGGAAATATTGCCAAACAGCAACGGCAGTATCTCAACAATATTCATTTTCGGGTTGATACCTATACGTATGCCGGTATGCGGAATTATGATACAACCGCTAAAATCGGCAATGGTTTTTTTCTGGAAAAAGTAAAAAACAACCAGGTGTATTACAACCTTCGCTCCGAAACCATTATCTGGGATACGGCAAAGAAGCAGTGGAAAATGGAGTCGGCCATTGAACGGAAAATTGACGGGTTAAAGGAAGAAGTAAAAATGCTTTCGAACTATTATCTCAAAATGGGTTACTTGCCAACTGATATTTCGGAAGATGATTTCAAAAAAGATAAGTTGAAAACGCCTTCGTTGAACCGTTTCATCAAGCAGGAAGAAACACGTGGATCAGAAGGCATCAATGCCATCCGGTTTGAACGTTACCGCCGTGATGCAAGTGCTGTATCTGTAATTGTAATGACGATGATCGCATCTATACTGGCGTGTCGTAAGATCAGAGGTGGAAGTGGCTTTCATCTGGCATTAGCGTTCATTATGGGGGTTTCATTTATCATTATCGATAAATTCTCCATGGTGTTTTCAACCAAAGGAAACCTGCCACCTATGATTGCTGCGTGGATCCCCAATGTGCTGTTTGCCATCGTAGCTATCTGGCTGTATAAACGGGCTCCGAAATAA
- a CDS encoding citrate (Si)-synthase, eukaryotic: MGIIKERFKEKADAANVEIKNLLKEHGNKVVGEVTLSQIYQGMRGITGLVTETSLLDSQEGIRFRGFTIPELQQKLPKAPKGEQPLPEGLFYLMLTGDLPDDTMVNYVTDNWQRRSHVPNHVFDAIDSLPLHTHPMTMFVVGVMALQTESVFAKKYGEGINKKDYWEPVFDDAMTLIARLPRIAAYIYRRKYKNSEHIHPNGLLDWAGNLAHMLGYEDQGFMELMRLYMTIHADHEGGNVSAHTTHLVGSALSDPYLSYAAGMNGLAGPLHGLANQEVIKWIFEMQEALGTDAPDKVQIEEYVKQTLSSGKVVPGYGHAVLRKTDPRFTAQMEFGKKHMPDDKLVNTVWNIYEVVPPILQSLGKVKNPWPNVDSHSGALLVHYGMKEYEYYTVLFAVSRALGVMASLIWDRALGFPLERPKSVTTDLVKLWLDGKDNIWGD; this comes from the coding sequence ATGGGCATTATTAAAGAGAGGTTCAAGGAAAAAGCTGATGCAGCGAACGTGGAGATCAAAAACCTGTTGAAAGAACATGGTAATAAAGTGGTGGGAGAGGTTACTCTGTCGCAGATCTACCAGGGGATGCGTGGTATTACAGGTCTTGTTACAGAAACTTCCTTACTGGATTCACAGGAAGGGATTCGTTTTCGTGGATTTACCATTCCTGAATTGCAACAAAAACTTCCCAAAGCCCCCAAAGGTGAACAGCCGTTACCTGAAGGACTGTTTTATTTGATGTTGACTGGTGATTTGCCCGATGATACAATGGTGAATTATGTTACGGACAACTGGCAGCGTCGCAGTCATGTACCGAACCATGTATTTGATGCGATTGATTCGTTACCGTTGCACACACATCCCATGACGATGTTTGTGGTAGGTGTAATGGCCCTGCAAACAGAAAGTGTGTTCGCTAAAAAATATGGCGAAGGGATTAATAAAAAAGATTACTGGGAGCCGGTATTTGATGATGCAATGACGCTCATTGCCCGTTTACCACGTATTGCTGCGTATATCTATCGCCGTAAGTATAAGAATAGCGAACATATCCATCCGAATGGTTTGCTCGATTGGGCCGGTAACCTTGCACACATGCTGGGTTACGAAGACCAAGGCTTTATGGAACTGATGCGTTTGTATATGACCATCCACGCTGATCATGAAGGCGGCAACGTTTCCGCTCACACAACTCACCTCGTTGGTTCTGCATTGAGTGATCCGTATTTGAGTTATGCTGCAGGGATGAATGGTTTGGCTGGTCCGTTACATGGATTGGCAAATCAGGAAGTGATCAAATGGATTTTTGAAATGCAGGAAGCACTCGGAACAGATGCGCCTGATAAAGTTCAGATTGAAGAATATGTAAAGCAAACCTTAAGCTCCGGTAAAGTGGTGCCGGGTTATGGCCATGCGGTATTGCGTAAAACTGATCCACGCTTTACAGCACAAATGGAATTTGGCAAAAAACATATGCCCGATGATAAATTGGTGAATACTGTTTGGAATATTTATGAAGTAGTACCGCCTATTTTACAATCGTTAGGAAAAGTAAAAAATCCATGGCCGAATGTCGATTCGCACAGCGGAGCGTTACTGGTACATTATGGCATGAAGGAATATGAATACTACACCGTATTGTTTGCAGTAAGCCGTGCATTAGGTGTAATGGCCAGTTTGATTTGGGACAGAGCATTGGGCTTCCCGTTAGAACGTCCAAAATCTGTTACAACTGACCTGGTGAAATTATGGCTCGATGGAAAAGATAATATTTGGGGTGATTAA
- a CDS encoding 3-oxoacyl-ACP synthase III family protein, giving the protein MKRVFIEHIESYLPDERISNDHVEERIRAGGFPIQTGLLEKMIGSETRYYAEKNEQASDLAAAAAKKIIEKIPNRKIDLLIFAAASGDLIEPATVNIVQQKLRLKCPGFDLKNACNSVTNAIEIASALLLQGSYENILIVSGEKTSDSIKYTNLEKETIKDHFAAYSFGDAGVALLLTTTTDDKGFIFQRHQTFGEHWNLCRIEGGGSMYPSDASKLVFSGDTFGLKNVIYEIAPPFVKDCIKEAGLTVNDIDLICTHQVSKDTYRMVAETLSYDVNKIMQTFHLFGNTAATSVPIAYQQALLEGRLQKGNIVMLLGMAAGINISVQLMKV; this is encoded by the coding sequence ATGAAGCGTGTTTTTATCGAACATATTGAATCGTACTTACCCGATGAACGTATCAGCAACGATCATGTAGAAGAAAGAATACGTGCCGGTGGATTTCCAATACAAACCGGCTTGTTGGAAAAAATGATTGGAAGCGAAACACGTTATTACGCAGAAAAAAATGAACAGGCTTCTGATTTAGCGGCGGCTGCTGCAAAAAAGATCATTGAAAAAATTCCAAACCGAAAAATCGACCTGTTGATTTTCGCTGCTGCTTCCGGCGATTTAATTGAACCTGCCACCGTAAACATTGTACAACAAAAACTCAGATTAAAATGCCCCGGGTTTGATCTGAAAAACGCCTGCAACAGTGTAACCAATGCTATTGAAATTGCAAGTGCATTGTTGCTGCAAGGCAGTTATGAAAACATTCTGATTGTTAGTGGCGAAAAAACGAGTGACAGTATAAAATATACCAATCTTGAAAAAGAAACCATCAAAGATCATTTTGCTGCATACTCATTTGGCGATGCAGGTGTTGCTTTGCTATTAACTACAACAACCGATGATAAGGGATTCATTTTTCAGCGTCATCAAACATTTGGAGAGCATTGGAATCTTTGTCGTATTGAAGGCGGTGGCTCCATGTATCCGAGCGATGCAAGCAAACTCGTTTTCAGCGGCGATACATTTGGTTTGAAAAATGTGATTTACGAGATTGCTCCGCCCTTTGTAAAAGATTGTATAAAAGAAGCCGGACTTACCGTGAATGATATTGATCTTATTTGCACGCACCAGGTTTCAAAAGATACGTACCGCATGGTAGCTGAAACACTTTCGTATGATGTAAATAAGATCATGCAAACATTTCATCTCTTTGGTAATACAGCAGCTACATCTGTTCCCATCGCCTATCAACAGGCGCTGCTGGAAGGCCGCTTGCAGAAAGGGAATATTGTAATGCTGTTGGGTATGGCAGCAGGTATTAATATTTCGGTACAACTAATGAAAGTGTAG
- a CDS encoding diiron oxygenase has protein sequence MITTADIEKVERLIRLSETNAVLPDEFIPWQMQEKEELLMPEELVSLQGHPLFDTLSATQKRELGRHEVVQVMYSYAWAEGLACFIFNKRLLKISPDSVEYRYLVKELIEEFRHQDMFAKAIRLLNGKKIRLSKFHQFVGRFHGRYMPASYQFISVLAVELVTDIYGKMIRKSPAVFEPIRKVSELHHIEEGRHIHYTKIWMKHYTDNAGFFKRTAFSIVVLLNIWYMRSLYVTKENFEAIGVNDPGKYATIARKHLKQKFGEFYLDEIIEFVKEFNGFNFITKPLWRSILAAKI, from the coding sequence ATGATAACAACAGCTGATATTGAAAAAGTGGAACGGCTGATCCGGTTAAGTGAAACCAATGCCGTTTTACCCGATGAGTTTATTCCCTGGCAAATGCAGGAGAAAGAAGAACTGTTGATGCCGGAGGAACTTGTATCGCTGCAGGGGCATCCTTTATTTGATACACTCTCAGCAACACAAAAAAGAGAATTGGGCCGGCACGAAGTAGTACAGGTAATGTATTCCTATGCATGGGCCGAAGGACTGGCTTGTTTTATTTTCAACAAACGATTGTTGAAAATTTCGCCCGACTCGGTTGAATACCGCTATCTCGTAAAAGAATTAATTGAAGAGTTCCGCCACCAGGATATGTTTGCCAAAGCCATTCGTTTATTGAATGGTAAAAAGATCAGGCTGTCGAAGTTTCATCAGTTTGTTGGTCGTTTCCACGGCAGGTATATGCCGGCCTCTTACCAGTTTATTTCGGTACTGGCGGTTGAACTGGTAACAGATATTTATGGAAAGATGATCCGTAAATCGCCGGCTGTATTTGAACCAATCCGCAAAGTATCGGAGCTGCATCACATTGAAGAAGGGCGACATATTCATTACACCAAAATCTGGATGAAGCATTATACAGACAATGCAGGTTTCTTCAAACGAACAGCATTCAGTATTGTAGTGCTGCTCAATATCTGGTACATGCGTTCGCTGTATGTTACGAAAGAAAATTTTGAAGCGATTGGCGTAAATGATCCGGGTAAGTATGCAACCATTGCCCGTAAACATCTCAAACAAAAGTTCGGCGAGTTTTATCTGGATGAGATCATTGAATTTGTGAAGGAATTCAACGGCTTCAATTTTATTACAAAACCCCTGTGGAGAAGCATTCTTGCTGCAAAAATATGA